The genomic region atatatatatatatatatatatatatatatatatatatatatatatatatatatatacatacatatatatacacacacatatatatatatatatatatatatatatatatatatatatatatatatatatatatatatataagacaaataACATTAGCGGGTTTAGAAGAGGCAAAACCAAAGGCCAGTGTACAGGATCTACAACTTCGCCCTTTGTCTTGAGGACTTCGTCGCTGTGAGCGTCCTCTCTTCCGCCAAGGGAAGTCGACCTAATGGTCAGCGTTCGGTATCTGTCGAACCACTGCAGCTGCGTAAGTCTCAAACCCCTTACGGTCATAGTAGGTGACAGGGAGAGAGCCACGGAGCCTGGTCAGTGGAGGACGCTGGTTCATCTGCTGCCACCCGACCTCAGGTTGAAGGATGCGCCACGTCAGGATGGGGGATGGAGGACGTATAATTGTTGTGGCTGCTCAGTACAGAGTGGATGGATCAGCCGTGTCTGATGCGAAATGGCTTAGGAGGAGACGACTGGTCAGTACAGATGAAGGGATCCGTCATATCTGAAGGGGAAATGGTTTGCTCCATAGAGTGAAGGGATTCACCAGGTGTGAAGGGTAGAAATTTATCATGGGTGATGGCTCAATGCAGTGAAGGGAGCCGCCATGCCTGGGAGAAGAAGGTTTACCTCCTGTGAGAGGTACTGAAGGAGGTAGAATTGGACGGGGTTCCTCACCTCGTGGAAGCTGATCACTCTGTCACTGAGGTGCTGCACGCCCTAGAACACAGagagtatatatgatgatgatgttagtcaGCCGGTGTTATATTCTCGGTCAAATGAATGGTTATATATTTCGTTATATGACGGTATACTTCGATAATGTAAACTTTGTCAGATGATGGTATATTGCTGGATGATACCATGTGTATTACACTTCTTATATCACCTTTTTTTGCAAGGTGTTCAAACTAGTTGATGCTTCAATTCGAGTGACTAAATTATAGGATATTACTTTTGTGGTGTTCATAACCGTAGCCTTTGTAATGTTCGTGTATCAAAGGCTTGATTCCTATTTCAAagattatgaaaataaaaagttgtTGAATGTCAGGCGAAACATGACTCCTGGTTAGGACATTCAATAggtattatgagagagagagagagagagagagagagagagagagagagagagagagagagagagagagagtaacaagaCTTGGAGGTGAAGCCACACTCTGTGCTGTGCGCCACAACTACTTACCTCTTTCATGTGTGCTAATTACTCTAGAcatgactttctctctctctctctctctctctctctctctctctctctctctctctctctctctgcataatcAGCAGTGCGGCACCAGCGCGCATCCAACACTTACGAACTCGAATGGGTATTTGCTACGTAACTTCAGCCAGCTGTACTTGGGGTCGTGCTTCGAGGCGGGGTCGATCAGCAGCCAAGGAGGATAAGGCAGGAACCGGGGCCTCCCCAGCTGGTCGCGGGTGTCCACAATCTCCACATCTACACAAGGGGAAGGATCCAAACATGCTCAGAATTAACAGACTGCAGCTACGTGCTAAATGTACATCATAATCCACATTGTCGTAGTTCTGTAAGTCTAATGTGATTTCGAAGATTTTTCTTGTCAGAAAAGGGATGATGAGAGATGGTTCTGATGGAGACGCCCTTGAAACACAGGTTTGTTCACATCAATCTGTTCATATAACTCTATCTACCTTTCGATCAAGGAGGGCGTTGCAACTGACCCACCTAAGGCATTCATGCAAGCACCCATATTGACGTCTTCGAATATCGTTGGGCCAGGGTAGTGGCACTCCTGCAGGGTGGTCTTCTGCAGTCTCCTGAGGGCGGTTTTGCTCAGGAGGTAGCCCGCGCCACCACTCATGTAGTCCACCAGCCGGCCATCCTGTAAGGGTAAATAGGGAGTAGATGGTGACGTCTACTGTTGGTGTTTGTTATAACTACCTCAGCCGTTTTCATTGTAGTCCTTCTGTTACTGTTTCTGCCCTGACTGATCTGGTACTACTACAACAACTTCAACAACAACTATATtactcctactgctactactactactactattcaaGCTATTACAAAAACGAAGACCCACCAGCAGGTCGAATTGGTAAGGCAGGCCGAGGTAGAGCGGCTGGGAGGCATTGAGGCCAGCGAGGAGGTTCACCAGATGCCGGTAGATGACGAAGGTGTCGTCGTCAGTCTTCAGGAACCAGTCGGCACGGGAGGAGTCCAGCGCCCGGAACCCTTCCAGCACTTTACCCCACAACTCGTCGTAactggagcgagagagagagagagagagagagagagagagagagagagagagagagtcggtcaaAATAATAACTTTTCTCACTACTGATTTCATTACGCATTAAATCGCATCATGTCAAATACCGATATTTCTTCACTTCAGCCATATCATTTCTCATTCCAGATTCCCTGAAGGAAGATTCGCCCCTCCCTAGCGTTTTGCTAACCTACTACAGGTTAAGTTAACCTCGGTTTACACCTTAAACTACCAACAACCGAATCTAACCTAAACTACCTTGACTTAAGGAAATGTTGGTGAAATGAGGACGAATTCTTCAGCTAAGCCGTTATTGGATGTGAACGTAAGAAATACCTTCTCACCTTGAGTAATTGGATATGATGACCCTAGGGAGTTCAGGGTGTGTGGCAGAGGTGAGGTAGAGCGTGGCAGGGCAGGCGTTTGGGTCCTCCTCGTTGGCCCAGGTGGCCCTGACATGACGGGCGCGGCCCTCGTGGTGTTGTGGGGAGGTGACCACCATACACAGGAcccggaggtgggaggaggaggaggaggtggacgcgTCAGGAGAAATAGCACCGCCAGGGGTCCGACGGAAGCGTCCGGCTGGTAGAGTGGGTCGAGTGTGGTCAGCTAATAGTCTCCCACAGctggtagggggagagagagaccagagtcGCCTCTGTTAACAAGGTGGTTGGTGATCCCAAGGATGACACGTTACAAATGCTACACTAAAATTGACGATTCTTTCAGGTCATCAACGTAAGGGGAGTTATGACtgcaaaaaaaagaagtttttgaGCTTCATTAGTAGGTCTTCTACTCGTTGCGTTTGAACTTTAGGAATGAAAAGGATTGAAATGTAGCACACATTGGATAATTACTCCACGGGTGATGCAGACAGTGAATTTTGTATCATTAACCTTTGTATTAATAATCAAAATTTATTGATGCGACCTTCCGGTGAGGTCAAGAACAATAGCAAAGTTGCCGATGCTTTAGTAAGACCTTTCCCAGGTGCAGGCGAGGTAGATGAGACCTCTGAACCACTTTGTAATCCTTTCTCACACTTGGATCGTGATTAGGAAGACGGGAGTAATTGCATTATCATGACTAAGGATCGACTAGAGTGAGGGGATGCAGAGCGCTGGGAACCCCGGCTGTTCAGTACACGGTGACTTCCTAACCCAGCGAGTTCATGAAAGGCAACTAACGAAGCAAAATCAAGTGTCATCAAACATTCTAGAAATCCTGTATCTAAGATGGCGTTGAAAGATGCCACAGAATGTATGCAAAGCCAAGAACCTCCACCAACCTAcccctctgaaaaaaaaaatgctttagaaTCAATAGGATTTTTACGAATTTTTGCATAATTTGTATATCAAAAATTTAACAGAGATAGAATACTGGAAGCCAAAGGTGTGtgatgctgattttttttttttttttttttttttttttttttatactttgtcgctgtctcccgcgtttgcgaggtagcgcaaggaaacagacgaaagaaatggcccaacccccccccccatacacatgtacatacacacgtccacacacgcaaatatacatacctacacagctttccatggtttaccccagacgcttcacatgccttgcttcaatccactgacagcacgtcaacccctgtataccacatgactccaattcactctatttcttgccctcctttcaccctcctgcatgttcaggccccgatcacacaaaatctttttcactccatctttccacctccaatttggtctccctcttctcctcgttccctccacctccgacacatatatcctcttggtcaatctctcctcactcattctctccatgtgcccaaaccatttcaaaacaccctcttctgctctctcaaccacgctctttttatttccacacatctctcttacccttacgttacttactcgatcaaaccacctcacaccacacattgtcctcaaacatctcatttccagcacatccatcctcctgcgcacatctctatccatagcccacgcctcgcaaccatacagcattgttggaaccactattccctcaaacatacccatttttgctttccgag from Panulirus ornatus isolate Po-2019 chromosome 15, ASM3632096v1, whole genome shotgun sequence harbors:
- the LOC139753790 gene encoding glycoprotein-N-acetylgalactosamine 3-beta-galactosyltransferase 1-like isoform X2, whose protein sequence is MDARIMRILAGLIFALGFSLLVWRVCCTIGCGRLLADHTRPTLPAGRFRRTPGGAISPDASTSSSSSHLRVLCMVVTSPQHHEGRARHVRATWANEEDPNACPATLYLTSATHPELPRVIISNYSSYDELWGKVLEGFRALDSSRADWFLKTDDDTFVIYRHLVNLLAGLNASQPLYLGLPYQFDLLDGRLVDYMSGGAGYLLSKTALRRLQKTTLQECHYPGPTIFEDVNMGACMNALDVEIVDTRDQLGRPRFLPYPPWLLIDPASKHDPKYSWLKLRSKYPFEFGVQHLSDRVISFHEVRNPVQFYLLQYLSQEVNLLLPGMAAPFTALSHHP
- the LOC139753790 gene encoding glycoprotein-N-acetylgalactosamine 3-beta-galactosyltransferase 1-like isoform X1, with the translated sequence MKHEMNLLLSRTTSRRVMCVFLAISLCLTVINIYICCGRLLADHTRPTLPAGRFRRTPGGAISPDASTSSSSSHLRVLCMVVTSPQHHEGRARHVRATWANEEDPNACPATLYLTSATHPELPRVIISNYSSYDELWGKVLEGFRALDSSRADWFLKTDDDTFVIYRHLVNLLAGLNASQPLYLGLPYQFDLLDGRLVDYMSGGAGYLLSKTALRRLQKTTLQECHYPGPTIFEDVNMGACMNALDVEIVDTRDQLGRPRFLPYPPWLLIDPASKHDPKYSWLKLRSKYPFEFGVQHLSDRVISFHEVRNPVQFYLLQYLSQEVNLLLPGMAAPFTALSHHP
- the LOC139753790 gene encoding glycoprotein-N-acetylgalactosamine 3-beta-galactosyltransferase 1-like isoform X3, encoding MVVTSPQHHEGRARHVRATWANEEDPNACPATLYLTSATHPELPRVIISNYSSYDELWGKVLEGFRALDSSRADWFLKTDDDTFVIYRHLVNLLAGLNASQPLYLGLPYQFDLLDGRLVDYMSGGAGYLLSKTALRRLQKTTLQECHYPGPTIFEDVNMGACMNALDVEIVDTRDQLGRPRFLPYPPWLLIDPASKHDPKYSWLKLRSKYPFEFGVQHLSDRVISFHEVRNPVQFYLLQYLSQEVNLLLPGMAAPFTALSHHP